From the genome of Pelobates fuscus isolate aPelFus1 chromosome 11, aPelFus1.pri, whole genome shotgun sequence:
ATGTCAAAAAGACCTTTTAAAGTCTAGTAAAATACTAGCGTGAGCAAAAAGACGCTAGAACCACATACTAGGCTTCCATGAGTTGCAACATAGTAATAGACAGTATCAGGATGaagtgaaacattgtttcaataggctataacaaaagagaaagaaacgGATACACTTATCGAGTGAAATCCCTGGCCATGTAGCCATTTGGTAAAGTATTAGGTATAAGATCTCCTACAGTAGCAGCTTTTATAATATCCCTAATGCGACTTCGAACGCTACCCTGAATAAGAAGCCTGTCCCTAATCTACAGTTACTAGATATACAGCCGCCCAACGAATATCTTCTAAGATCAAGTCCGGTATCTAGGTAGACTTGAAAGTAATAGAGCGGAGCAAACTGAGCATTAGGTGGCTAAATCAGCATGTGCGTGACACAAGTGTCTAAAATGTGCAAACACGAGCAGCTCGAGATCTTCAGAGTTACAGGacagcatggaaagggttaagtgAAAGGAAAGCTACACGTTTGCGTGAGCTTGTGGTGGGCAGCAAGTAAGCTGTAGAGTTGATGCATGGGTGTGATGCCAGCTCTGAGAGAGAcagtgtgggtggctcttaaaagagcctttgtgttagcGGGTGGTCAGGGAGGCGGACATttacttggcgctggtgtactttgtgacagccttggtgccctcagacacggcgtgctttgccagctctccgggtagtagcaggcgcacggcagtctggatctcccgggaggtgatggtggagcgcttgttgtagtgagccaggcgagaagcttctcctgcgatgcgctcaaagatatcattgacaaaggagtTCATGATCCCCATTGCCTTGGATGAGATGCCGGTGTCGGGATGGACCTGCttcagcaccttgtacacgtagatggcatagctctccttcctgctctttctacgcttcttgccatctttcttctgagtcttggtgacg
Proteins encoded in this window:
- the LOC134578006 gene encoding histone H2B 1.1-like, translating into MPDPAKSAPAPKKGSKKAVTKTQKKDGKKRRKSRKESYAIYVYKVLKQVHPDTGISSKAMGIMNSFVNDIFERIAGEASRLAHYNKRSTITSREIQTAVRLLLPGELAKHAVSEGTKAVTKYTSAK